The Rhodococcus sp. X156 genome window below encodes:
- a CDS encoding DUF1116 domain-containing protein, translating into MTELLRRDPQLITAGVDLFADAAQSQAARVTRVDWAPPMAATTDDLDAVLADARRVEANALAVQRMLAVRAMVVDVVPAAEALGLGPHDLLHAGPPIDWERASGPMRGALMGAALFENLVTDPEDAAGLLQRGEITLDPCHHHDAVGPMAGVVSASMWVFVIEDPATGRRTYCSLNEGLGKVLRYGAYSEEVITRLRWMSAVLGPVLQTAIRAHGPIDVTSILAQMVQMGDEAHNRNRAGTLMLLRELMPAIIESGFPSADLAEAARFVAGNDHFFLNLAMPACKLALDAARDIPGSTMVVAMARNGTDFGIQVSGTGDQWFTGPAQVPEGLFLGDYGPEDANPDIGDSAITETAGLGGFAMAAAPAIVRFVGGTVSDALANTRRMYEITLAEHNMYSVPVLDFRGTPAGIDVTKVVRTGILPQINTGMAGKVAGTGQVGAGLVTPPAEIFPAALAELARRTA; encoded by the coding sequence ATGACCGAGCTCCTGCGCCGCGACCCCCAGCTGATCACCGCCGGGGTCGACCTGTTCGCTGATGCCGCCCAGAGCCAGGCCGCGCGCGTCACGCGCGTCGACTGGGCGCCGCCGATGGCCGCGACCACCGACGACCTGGACGCCGTGCTCGCCGACGCCCGGCGCGTGGAGGCCAACGCCCTGGCGGTGCAGCGCATGCTGGCCGTCCGAGCCATGGTGGTCGACGTGGTTCCCGCCGCCGAGGCGCTCGGCCTCGGCCCCCACGACCTGCTGCACGCCGGCCCCCCGATCGACTGGGAGCGCGCCTCCGGTCCGATGCGCGGTGCGCTGATGGGTGCCGCCCTGTTCGAGAACCTGGTCACCGACCCCGAGGACGCGGCCGGGCTGCTCCAGCGCGGCGAGATCACCCTGGACCCCTGCCACCACCACGACGCGGTGGGCCCGATGGCCGGCGTGGTGTCGGCGTCCATGTGGGTCTTCGTCATCGAGGACCCCGCCACCGGGCGCCGCACCTACTGCTCGCTGAACGAGGGGCTGGGCAAGGTGCTGCGCTACGGCGCCTACTCCGAGGAGGTCATCACCCGGCTGCGCTGGATGTCCGCCGTGCTCGGGCCGGTGCTGCAGACCGCGATCCGGGCGCACGGCCCCATCGACGTGACCTCGATCCTGGCGCAGATGGTGCAGATGGGCGACGAGGCGCACAACCGCAACCGGGCCGGCACGCTGATGCTGCTGCGCGAGCTGATGCCGGCGATCATCGAGTCCGGCTTCCCCTCCGCCGACCTGGCCGAGGCCGCCCGCTTCGTCGCCGGCAACGACCACTTCTTCCTCAACCTGGCCATGCCCGCCTGCAAGCTGGCGCTGGACGCCGCCCGGGACATCCCCGGCTCCACCATGGTGGTGGCCATGGCGCGCAACGGCACCGACTTCGGCATCCAGGTCTCCGGCACCGGCGACCAGTGGTTCACCGGCCCCGCGCAGGTGCCCGAGGGCCTCTTCCTCGGCGACTACGGCCCGGAGGACGCCAACCCCGACATCGGTGACTCCGCCATCACCGAGACCGCCGGCCTCGGTGGCTTCGCGATGGCGGCGGCACCGGCCATCGTCCGCTTCGTCGGCGGCACGGTGTCCGACGCGCTGGCCAACACCCGTCGGATGTACGAGATCACCCTGGCCGAGCACAACATGTACTCGGTGCCGGTGCTGGACTTCCGGGGCACCCCGGCCGGCATCGACGTCACCAAGGTGGTGCGCACCGGCATCCTGCCGCAGATCAACACCGGCATGGCCGGCAAGGTCGCCGGCACCGGCCAGGTGGGCGCCGGCCTGGTCACCCCACCGGCGGAGATCTTCCCCGCCGCGCTGGCCGAGCTCGCCCGCCGCACCGCCTGA
- a CDS encoding FAD binding domain-containing protein encodes MKPSTFGYSRPESLEEALTTLDSLGTDGKVLAGGQSLLPIMSMRLAAPQHLVDINRLAELAYVRVADGQVRVGALARHAAVLRDPDAAAAQPLLGQGLQMVAHATIRNRGTTVGSIVHADPSGEMTAVLALLGGTVRVATAAGEREVAAEDFFLGPMESAVAPGELAVEASFPVLDPAAGTAFVEVARRHGDYAVCGVAAHVQLGPDGAISSARAAYLSVSATPVVLDLSEACGADGSGDVAGFVGDNLDPDPDIHATADYRRQLAVVLTRRALAQAHKAARERNAA; translated from the coding sequence TTGAAACCGTCCACATTCGGGTACTCCCGGCCGGAGTCTCTCGAGGAGGCACTGACCACCCTCGACTCGCTGGGCACTGACGGAAAGGTGCTCGCCGGCGGCCAGTCGCTGCTGCCGATCATGTCGATGCGCCTGGCTGCCCCGCAGCACCTCGTGGACATCAACCGCCTGGCCGAGCTGGCCTACGTGCGGGTGGCGGACGGGCAGGTGCGGGTGGGGGCCCTCGCCCGGCACGCCGCGGTGCTGCGGGACCCCGACGCCGCCGCGGCTCAGCCGTTGCTCGGCCAGGGGCTGCAGATGGTCGCCCACGCCACCATCCGCAACCGGGGCACGACGGTGGGCAGCATCGTGCACGCCGACCCCTCCGGGGAGATGACCGCAGTGCTGGCCCTGCTCGGGGGCACGGTGCGGGTGGCCACCGCCGCCGGTGAGCGGGAGGTGGCCGCCGAGGACTTCTTCCTGGGCCCGATGGAGTCGGCGGTGGCCCCCGGTGAGCTCGCGGTGGAGGCCAGCTTCCCGGTGCTCGACCCGGCGGCCGGCACCGCGTTCGTCGAGGTGGCCCGACGCCACGGCGACTACGCCGTCTGCGGCGTCGCCGCCCACGTCCAGCTGGGGCCGGACGGCGCCATCAGCTCCGCCCGCGCGGCGTACCTGTCGGTGTCGGCCACCCCGGTGGTCCTCGACCTCAGCGAGGCCTGTGGCGCCGACGGCAGCGGCGACGTGGCCGGCTTCGTCGGCGACAACCTCGACCCCGACCCGGACATCCACGCGACAGCGGACTACCGGCGACAGCTCGCCGTCGTGCTCACCAGGCGCGCACTCGCCCAGGCGCACAAGGCGGCACGTGAAAGGAACGCGGCATGA
- a CDS encoding DUF2877 domain-containing protein: MHIPGASSTAIRAVTAGPLQPAQWLGAVDAALYFATTGPGSTVFAVLSHDAVRLPCGLVLATTTAELPLASLAPARALREHQGVVVGEGRIEWLGPDGAVTVVAARQWSPLRVRPGAPRPGALTELRALLAGREIGLEPHRLAELTKGATAAAVAGLLGCGPGLTPSGDDVLAGYLVGAGAFGLPVEELRRSVAARSGQATSALSAQLLRHAAQHEAVAELVELVAALTHSPAELTPVLTRLLQVGHTSGAALAWGVLLAGERAGRHHPVLSIPHGGHR; the protein is encoded by the coding sequence ATGCATATCCCTGGCGCCTCGAGCACGGCCATCCGTGCGGTGACCGCGGGACCGCTGCAACCTGCGCAGTGGCTCGGGGCGGTGGACGCTGCGCTGTACTTCGCCACCACCGGACCGGGCTCCACCGTGTTCGCGGTGCTCAGCCACGACGCCGTGCGCCTGCCCTGCGGGCTGGTGCTGGCCACCACCACGGCCGAGCTTCCGCTGGCCAGCCTCGCTCCGGCCCGCGCGCTGCGCGAGCACCAGGGCGTGGTGGTGGGCGAGGGCCGCATCGAGTGGCTCGGCCCGGACGGCGCGGTGACGGTGGTGGCCGCACGGCAGTGGTCGCCGCTGCGGGTCCGCCCAGGTGCACCCCGGCCGGGTGCGCTGACCGAGCTGCGGGCCCTGCTCGCCGGGCGCGAGATCGGTCTGGAGCCCCACCGGCTGGCGGAGCTCACGAAGGGCGCCACCGCCGCGGCCGTGGCCGGGCTGCTCGGCTGCGGGCCGGGACTCACCCCCAGCGGTGACGACGTGCTCGCCGGGTACCTGGTGGGCGCCGGCGCGTTCGGCCTGCCGGTCGAGGAGCTGCGGCGCTCGGTGGCCGCGCGCTCGGGCCAGGCCACCAGCGCGCTGTCGGCCCAGCTGCTGCGGCACGCCGCGCAGCACGAGGCCGTGGCCGAGCTGGTCGAGCTGGTCGCCGCGCTCACCCACTCCCCTGCCGAGCTGACCCCCGTCCTCACCCGACTGCTCCAGGTCGGCCACACCTCCGGTGCGGCCCTGGCCTGGGGCGTCCTGCTCGCCGGCGAGCGCGCCGGCCGGCACCACCCTGTTCTGTCTATCCCCCATGGAGGCCACCGGTGA
- a CDS encoding solute carrier family 23 protein, with product MSAVGWKLVYGGKTPPPGEVVRPDERLSWPRTVGLGTQHVVAMFGATFVFPVVMGLNPNLAILMSGVATILFLLIVKGKIPSYLGTSASFVAAVAAIRAQGGNSREVTGSILVAGLLIVVIGVIVHFAGGGVVQKVLPPAVSGAVVMLIGFNLAPVVASVYWPQDQWIGFIVMVFLVIATVIFRGFWSRIAIFLGLVLGYALSWVFDRVFGVIHSITPTSDTPVDHYRIDWSSVRSADWIGFPQKSLFAADGSETVAGWHAPSFNMTFILLVLPAVIALVAENAGHVKAVSEMTGENLDRYLGRAFIGDGVGTALASAVGGSPTTTYAENIGVMAATRVYSTAAYWVAAAVAVLLGFCPKFGAVVSATPGGVLGGVTVVLYGMIGLLGAKIWVENRVDFANPVNLIPLAAGLVAGIGGVALDFTDSFSISGIALGSIIVLVFYHCVRPFAPAHLREGLQEPNRIPEGRAADAVVVPGTAETQGDDRR from the coding sequence ATGTCCGCAGTGGGATGGAAGCTGGTTTACGGGGGCAAGACCCCACCGCCAGGCGAGGTGGTTCGTCCCGACGAGCGGCTGTCGTGGCCCCGCACCGTGGGGCTGGGCACCCAGCACGTGGTGGCCATGTTCGGCGCCACCTTCGTGTTCCCGGTGGTCATGGGCCTGAACCCGAACCTCGCGATCCTGATGTCCGGGGTCGCGACGATCCTGTTCCTGCTCATCGTGAAGGGGAAGATCCCCTCCTACCTGGGCACCTCGGCGTCCTTCGTGGCTGCGGTCGCGGCGATCCGCGCCCAGGGCGGGAACTCCCGGGAGGTCACCGGGTCCATCCTGGTCGCCGGCCTGCTGATCGTGGTGATCGGCGTGATCGTGCACTTCGCCGGCGGGGGCGTGGTGCAGAAGGTGCTGCCACCGGCGGTCAGCGGGGCCGTCGTCATGCTCATCGGCTTCAACCTCGCACCCGTGGTCGCCAGCGTGTACTGGCCGCAGGACCAGTGGATCGGCTTCATCGTCATGGTCTTCCTGGTGATCGCGACCGTGATCTTCCGCGGCTTCTGGTCCCGGATCGCCATCTTCCTGGGCCTCGTCCTGGGCTACGCCCTCTCCTGGGTGTTCGACCGCGTCTTCGGGGTGATCCACTCGATCACCCCGACCAGCGACACCCCGGTGGACCACTACCGCATCGACTGGTCGAGCGTGCGCAGCGCCGACTGGATCGGCTTCCCGCAGAAGTCGCTGTTCGCCGCCGACGGGTCGGAGACGGTCGCCGGCTGGCACGCGCCGAGCTTCAACATGACCTTCATCCTGCTGGTGCTGCCTGCCGTCATCGCGCTGGTCGCGGAGAACGCCGGCCACGTGAAGGCGGTCAGCGAGATGACCGGCGAGAACCTCGACCGCTACCTCGGCCGCGCCTTCATCGGTGACGGCGTCGGCACCGCGCTGGCCAGCGCCGTCGGCGGGTCGCCCACCACCACCTACGCCGAGAACATCGGCGTGATGGCGGCGACCAGGGTGTACTCCACCGCGGCCTACTGGGTGGCGGCCGCCGTCGCCGTGCTGCTCGGCTTCTGCCCCAAGTTCGGGGCCGTGGTCAGCGCCACGCCTGGTGGCGTGCTCGGCGGGGTCACGGTGGTGCTCTACGGGATGATCGGCCTGCTCGGCGCCAAGATCTGGGTGGAGAACCGCGTCGACTTCGCGAACCCGGTGAACCTCATCCCGCTCGCCGCGGGCCTCGTCGCCGGCATCGGCGGAGTGGCGCTGGACTTCACCGACAGCTTCTCGATCAGCGGCATCGCCCTGGGCTCCATCATCGTGCTGGTCTTCTACCACTGCGTCCGCCCGTTCGCGCCGGCCCACCTGCGGGAAGGGCTGCAGGAGCCGAACCGCATCCCCGAAGGCCGTGCCGCCGACGCCGTCGTCGTGCCCGGCACCGCCGAAACCCAAGGAGACGATCGTCGTTGA
- a CDS encoding amidase → MSDDLCFTPATELAAMLRRRDLSARELLDAHLDRIDRTNPQVNAIVTLDVEGARAQADAADAATARGESTGPLHGLPVAHKDTHVTGGMRTTWGSPLHRDFVPEQDELVVARLREAGAVRVGKTNVPEFAAGSHTYNTVFGATRNPYRLDVSAGGSSGGAAAALASGMVALAEGSDMGGSLRNPAAFCNVVGLRPTPGRVPSHPTQMGWSTLSVQGPMGRTVGDVALGLSALAGPDPRVPISLTEAGAGFAAPMPTELTGLRVAWAPDFGGRMPVDPEVRAALAPVPQVFESLGAHVDEACPDLDDADEVFSVLRAWLFVASFGDVVTRHPDQVKAAIAWNVEQGRKLTGQDVARAETLHTRLHHRMVEFFDSYDVLLAPTTQVVPFDVDTEYPAQVDGVQQDSYLGWMRSCSMISAAGVPALSVPAGFTDDGLPVGLQVIGAPRADRRVLEVGHAFEQATGVGRRRPTLTP, encoded by the coding sequence ATGTCCGACGACCTGTGCTTCACCCCCGCCACCGAGCTGGCGGCGATGCTTCGTCGCCGGGACCTCTCGGCTCGGGAGCTGCTGGACGCCCACCTCGACCGCATCGACCGGACCAACCCGCAGGTCAACGCCATCGTCACCCTCGACGTGGAGGGGGCGCGGGCGCAGGCCGACGCTGCCGACGCCGCCACGGCCCGCGGCGAGTCCACCGGTCCGCTGCACGGCCTGCCGGTGGCGCACAAGGACACCCACGTCACCGGCGGGATGCGCACCACCTGGGGCTCGCCCCTGCACCGCGACTTCGTGCCGGAGCAGGACGAGCTGGTGGTGGCGCGGCTGCGCGAGGCGGGCGCGGTCCGGGTGGGCAAGACCAACGTGCCGGAGTTCGCGGCCGGCTCGCACACCTACAACACGGTGTTCGGGGCCACCCGCAACCCCTACCGCCTGGACGTGAGCGCCGGCGGCTCCAGCGGTGGCGCCGCCGCCGCGCTCGCCTCGGGCATGGTCGCCCTGGCCGAGGGCAGCGACATGGGCGGGTCGCTGCGCAACCCGGCCGCGTTCTGCAACGTGGTCGGTCTGCGCCCCACCCCGGGGCGCGTGCCCAGCCACCCCACCCAGATGGGGTGGTCCACGCTCAGCGTGCAGGGCCCGATGGGCCGCACCGTGGGCGACGTGGCGCTGGGCCTGTCCGCCCTGGCCGGTCCGGACCCGCGGGTGCCCATCTCGCTCACCGAGGCCGGTGCGGGCTTCGCCGCCCCGATGCCCACGGAGCTCACCGGCCTGCGCGTGGCGTGGGCCCCCGACTTCGGCGGCCGCATGCCGGTCGACCCCGAGGTGCGCGCGGCCCTGGCCCCGGTCCCGCAGGTGTTCGAGAGCCTCGGCGCCCACGTGGACGAGGCCTGCCCGGACCTCGACGACGCCGACGAGGTGTTCTCCGTGCTGCGGGCGTGGCTGTTCGTCGCGTCCTTCGGCGACGTCGTCACGCGCCACCCGGACCAGGTCAAGGCGGCGATCGCCTGGAACGTGGAGCAGGGCCGCAAGCTCACCGGCCAGGACGTGGCCCGTGCGGAGACGCTGCACACCCGGCTGCACCACCGCATGGTGGAGTTCTTCGACAGCTACGACGTGCTGCTGGCCCCCACCACCCAGGTGGTGCCCTTCGACGTGGACACCGAGTACCCGGCGCAGGTCGACGGGGTGCAGCAGGACAGCTACCTGGGGTGGATGCGGTCGTGCTCCATGATCAGCGCGGCCGGCGTCCCCGCGCTGTCCGTGCCGGCCGGGTTCACCGACGACGGGCTGCCGGTGGGGCTGCAGGTCATCGGTGCACCCCGGGCGGACCGTCGGGTGCTCGAGGTCGGCCACGCCTTCGAGCAGGCCACCGGGGTGGGCCGGCGGCGGCCGACGCTCACCCCGTGA
- the cutA gene encoding aerobic carbon-monoxide dehydrogenase large subunit, translating into MFGEPIARVEDDRLVRGDGAYLDDLGNDALAVAFVRSPHAHAEVLDVDVSGALEIDGLVAVYTYEDLPDRVAEPMPLLIPHPSLTHGRTQYALARDEVNHVGEPVVMVVATDRYVAEDAVERIVVSYRPLKPVVGIEAAREATHLVHEDVPGNVAASCVQNVGDVDTAIAGAAHTLELDLSIERSAATPMEGRGVLARWDTQAGRLRMWTSTQTSTGVRAAVAAKLRLALADVDVITPDTGGGFGVKIMHPWPEEVLVPWAAKVLGQPVKFTEDRREHFVASAHERAQLHHVRVGFDDDGRILGLDVRFWHDHGAYIPYGVIVPHNTSTQLLGPYKPGAYRVSFDSLYTNTLIVIPYRGAGRPQGVFVMERTMDAIAAELGLDRTVVRERNFIQPEEMPYDHQMTFQDGRPLIYDSGDYPTLLAKAKELVGWDDFTAYRDAARAEGRTVGIGIGCYVEGTGAGPYEGGHVVIEPSGKVKVATGLTSQGQGHQTAFAQIVADELGVAVSDVEVVTGDTRRMGYAVGTFASRAAVMSGSAIALATRVVRDKALTLAAEALEVDASDLEIVDGTVRVVGAPGTGVSLATIAVLSNPLRYAFDESSALATQFAVGDTSKPPVADGEEPGLEGRSFFSPMQSTFAAGIHAVVVETDPDTAEITILRYCVVHDCGNLINPRIVEGQIHGGVAQGVGGALFERMAYDDSGQLQNASFMDFLMPYVTEVPKKIEIDHLVTPSPLNPLGIKGAGEAGVIPTSAAIASAIEDAEGFPITAMPISPSELFELRRTHSEESTR; encoded by the coding sequence ATGTTCGGCGAGCCCATCGCCCGGGTGGAGGACGACCGCCTGGTCCGCGGCGACGGCGCCTACCTCGACGACCTCGGCAACGACGCCCTCGCCGTGGCCTTCGTGCGCAGCCCGCACGCGCACGCGGAGGTCCTCGACGTGGACGTCTCCGGTGCGCTGGAGATCGACGGGCTGGTGGCCGTCTACACCTACGAGGACCTGCCCGACCGCGTCGCCGAGCCGATGCCGCTGCTCATCCCGCACCCCTCGCTGACCCACGGGCGCACCCAGTACGCCCTGGCGCGCGACGAGGTCAACCACGTCGGCGAGCCGGTGGTGATGGTGGTGGCCACCGACCGCTACGTCGCCGAGGACGCCGTCGAGCGCATCGTCGTCAGCTACCGGCCGCTCAAGCCCGTGGTGGGGATCGAGGCGGCCCGCGAGGCCACTCACCTGGTGCACGAGGACGTGCCGGGCAACGTCGCCGCCAGCTGCGTGCAGAACGTGGGCGACGTGGACACCGCGATCGCCGGGGCGGCGCACACCCTGGAGCTGGACCTGTCCATCGAGCGCTCCGCCGCCACCCCGATGGAGGGCCGCGGCGTGCTCGCCCGCTGGGACACCCAGGCCGGGCGCCTGCGGATGTGGACCTCCACGCAGACCTCCACCGGGGTGCGTGCGGCGGTGGCCGCCAAGCTCCGCCTCGCGCTGGCCGACGTGGACGTGATCACCCCGGACACCGGTGGCGGCTTCGGCGTCAAGATCATGCACCCGTGGCCGGAGGAGGTGCTGGTGCCGTGGGCGGCCAAGGTGCTGGGGCAGCCGGTGAAGTTCACCGAGGACCGGCGCGAGCACTTCGTGGCCAGCGCCCACGAGCGGGCGCAGCTGCACCACGTGCGGGTCGGCTTCGACGACGACGGTCGCATTCTCGGGCTGGACGTCCGGTTCTGGCACGACCACGGCGCGTACATCCCCTACGGCGTGATCGTCCCGCACAACACCTCCACCCAGCTGCTCGGCCCGTACAAGCCCGGCGCGTACCGGGTGTCGTTCGACTCCCTCTACACCAACACCCTCATCGTGATCCCCTACCGCGGCGCAGGCCGGCCGCAGGGGGTGTTCGTCATGGAGCGCACGATGGACGCCATCGCCGCCGAGCTCGGCCTGGACCGCACCGTGGTGCGCGAGCGCAACTTCATCCAGCCGGAGGAGATGCCCTACGACCACCAGATGACCTTCCAGGACGGTCGGCCGCTGATCTACGACTCGGGCGACTACCCCACCCTGCTGGCCAAGGCCAAGGAGCTGGTGGGCTGGGACGACTTCACCGCCTACCGTGACGCCGCCCGCGCCGAGGGACGCACCGTGGGGATCGGCATCGGGTGCTACGTGGAGGGCACCGGTGCGGGGCCGTACGAGGGCGGGCACGTGGTCATCGAGCCCTCCGGCAAGGTGAAGGTGGCCACCGGGCTGACCTCCCAGGGCCAGGGGCACCAGACGGCGTTCGCCCAGATCGTCGCCGACGAGCTGGGCGTGGCGGTCTCCGACGTCGAGGTGGTCACCGGCGACACCCGCCGCATGGGCTATGCGGTCGGCACCTTCGCCTCCCGCGCAGCGGTGATGAGCGGCTCGGCCATCGCGCTGGCCACCCGGGTGGTGCGGGACAAGGCGCTCACGCTCGCCGCCGAGGCGCTGGAGGTGGACGCGTCGGACCTGGAGATCGTGGACGGGACGGTTCGGGTGGTCGGAGCTCCGGGCACCGGTGTCTCGCTCGCCACCATCGCCGTGCTGTCCAACCCGTTGCGCTACGCCTTCGACGAGTCCTCGGCGCTGGCCACCCAGTTCGCAGTCGGCGACACCAGCAAGCCGCCGGTGGCCGACGGGGAGGAGCCGGGCCTGGAGGGCCGGTCGTTCTTCTCGCCGATGCAGTCCACCTTCGCCGCCGGAATCCACGCGGTGGTGGTGGAGACCGACCCGGACACCGCCGAGATCACCATCCTGCGGTACTGCGTGGTGCACGACTGCGGCAACCTGATCAACCCCCGGATCGTCGAGGGCCAGATCCACGGCGGGGTGGCCCAGGGAGTGGGCGGGGCGCTGTTTGAGCGGATGGCCTACGACGACTCCGGCCAGCTGCAGAACGCGTCCTTCATGGACTTCCTGATGCCCTACGTCACCGAGGTCCCCAAGAAGATCGAGATCGACCACCTGGTGACTCCGTCACCGCTGAACCCGCTGGGCATCAAGGGCGCCGGAGAGGCTGGGGTCATCCCCACCTCTGCCGCGATCGCCTCGGCCATCGAGGACGCCGAGGGCTTCCCGATCACCGCGATGCCCATCTCGCCGAGCGAGCTCTTCGAGCTTCGCCGCACCCACTCAGAGGAGAGCACACGATGA
- a CDS encoding PucR family transcriptional regulator: MEDVANIVDSQAQDLPARLGAALAVHELISLPSLAGSTLVGGASGLHRNVRGVNVIEVPDILPWVKPDVLLLTTGFPIRFGDTAQPFDPRALVDLVEGLVRCGAAALGVKAGRYLDELPRAMIDAAERLSFPLFLIPRDVGFDEVMSEVFMHLIDRQSMTLDVADRTHRALTTIVLEGGDLPQIADEVSALFEAAVLICSPDGRVQTTAGGLADRDALEALPLFDPSGRLRTERLRHGLQESPGELPGQIAVAPVIAGGTDHGLIVAYAPAGGLGAVTVQALERAATVVALAVTKRLAVSAVESKFRGDYLREVLAGTAGSPEQVAEHCAQLDWDVRRSMVVVVAQLDPEEETTGDAPSSPPASARQPQERLTAAWQQVVRRRDRAAPVVGFSHEVVALIPVRADNAVDVLDDLVAAVTGDRGGGRHLFSTGVSRVISSVADLPDAYEQARKAVLVGRRMRGNGALAHFDNLGVHRLLSLVSDSAELHTFASEVLGSLAADTDEARDLRQTLQALLDTNCNVAETARVLHFHYNTLRYRIGKLEGIVGRFTADANLRLDLALALRVVEMRGL; encoded by the coding sequence ATGGAAGACGTTGCCAACATTGTGGACTCACAGGCACAGGATCTGCCAGCACGTCTCGGGGCTGCCCTGGCGGTCCACGAGCTGATCTCCCTGCCCAGCCTGGCCGGCTCGACGCTGGTCGGCGGGGCCAGCGGGCTGCACCGCAACGTGCGTGGCGTCAACGTCATCGAGGTGCCGGACATCCTGCCGTGGGTGAAGCCGGACGTGCTGCTGCTGACCACCGGGTTCCCCATCCGCTTCGGCGACACCGCGCAGCCGTTCGACCCGCGGGCCCTGGTGGACCTGGTCGAGGGCCTCGTGCGCTGCGGCGCGGCCGCACTCGGGGTCAAGGCGGGCCGCTACCTCGACGAGCTGCCCCGGGCGATGATCGACGCCGCCGAGCGGCTGAGCTTCCCGTTGTTCCTCATCCCCCGCGACGTGGGGTTCGACGAGGTGATGTCGGAGGTGTTCATGCACCTGATCGACCGGCAGTCGATGACGCTGGACGTCGCCGACCGCACGCACCGGGCCCTGACCACGATCGTGCTGGAGGGCGGTGACCTGCCGCAGATCGCCGACGAGGTGTCGGCGCTGTTCGAGGCCGCGGTGCTCATCTGCTCCCCCGACGGCCGGGTGCAGACCACGGCAGGAGGGCTGGCCGACCGGGACGCGCTGGAGGCCCTGCCGCTGTTCGACCCCTCCGGGCGGCTGCGCACCGAGCGGCTGCGCCACGGCCTGCAGGAGAGTCCGGGCGAGCTGCCCGGCCAGATCGCGGTGGCCCCGGTGATCGCCGGGGGCACCGACCACGGCCTGATCGTCGCCTACGCCCCCGCCGGCGGCCTGGGCGCGGTCACGGTGCAGGCGCTGGAGCGGGCCGCCACCGTGGTGGCGCTGGCCGTCACCAAGCGGCTCGCCGTGTCCGCCGTGGAGTCGAAGTTCCGCGGCGACTACCTGCGGGAGGTGCTCGCCGGCACCGCCGGGTCGCCGGAGCAGGTGGCGGAGCACTGTGCGCAGCTGGACTGGGACGTTCGTCGCAGCATGGTGGTGGTGGTGGCCCAGCTCGACCCCGAGGAGGAGACCACGGGGGACGCGCCGTCCTCACCGCCGGCCTCGGCCCGGCAGCCGCAGGAGCGCCTCACCGCCGCGTGGCAGCAGGTGGTGCGCCGCCGGGACCGGGCCGCTCCGGTGGTGGGGTTCAGCCACGAGGTGGTGGCCCTGATCCCGGTCCGGGCGGACAACGCCGTGGACGTCCTCGACGACCTGGTCGCGGCGGTCACCGGCGACCGCGGTGGTGGCCGGCACCTCTTCAGCACCGGGGTCAGCCGGGTGATCAGCTCGGTCGCCGACCTCCCGGACGCCTACGAGCAGGCCCGCAAGGCCGTGCTGGTGGGGCGCCGGATGCGGGGCAACGGGGCGCTGGCGCACTTCGACAACCTGGGGGTGCACCGGCTGCTCTCCCTGGTCAGCGACAGCGCCGAGCTGCACACCTTCGCCAGCGAGGTGCTCGGCTCCCTCGCCGCGGACACCGACGAGGCCAGGGACCTGCGCCAGACCCTGCAGGCGCTGCTGGACACCAACTGCAACGTCGCCGAGACGGCACGGGTCCTGCACTTCCACTACAACACGCTGCGGTACCGCATCGGCAAGCTCGAGGGCATCGTCGGCCGGTTCACCGCCGACGCGAACCTGCGCCTGGACCTTGCGCTGGCGCTGCGCGTGGTGGAGATGCGCGGCCTGTAG